GGACCCTTTGGGAGGGGATAGGGATATGGAGGGAAATGAGGGAGAAGCTTACTAAGGAAGAGGTTAAGGAAAACGCCATCACTGCTGTGAAACTAATGGTCTCATACGGCACACTCTGGATAAGGACTCACGTGGACGTTACGGAGAAGTCCCTCAAGCTCCTCGAGGCAATAAAGGAGGTCAAGGACGAGGTAAGGGAGATAGCTAACGTGCAGATAACCGCCTTCCCCCAAGATGGGATCTTTACGGACAAGGGAAACGACGAGGCTCTTGTTAAGGCCTTGGAGAGGGGGGCTGACAACGTTGGCCTAATCCCCCACAATGAGCTCACCAGGGATGACGGGGTCAAGTCCGTGAAGTTCACCTTCGAGCTTGCCAAGGAGTACGACAGGGACGTGGACGGCCACATAGACGAGACCGACGACCCCAACTCTAGGTTCCTGGAAGAAGTGGTGAAGCAGACCTTGGAGAAAGCCTGGCAGTGGAGGGTCACAGCAGGCCACGTAACCGCAATGCACAGCTGGGACAGCGCCTACAGGTTTAGGCTTCTTTCAGCAGTCGCAAGGGCCGGCGTAACGGTAGTCCCAAACCCCTTAATTAACGCCGTTCTGCAGGGGAGGCTGGATGGCTACCCCAAGAGGAGGGGGATGGCGCCCGTAAAGGAAATGACGAAGTTTAACGTCAACGTAGCCCTAGGGCTCGACTGCATTATGGACCCTTGGTACCCCTTGGGTAGCGGGAACATGTTGCAGGCGCTCTTCATGGCCGTTCACCTAGACCAGTTAACAGGGGAGGGCGAACTGGAGGAGTCGATCAACTTGATAACCTTCAACCCCGCAAAGGCTTGGAGGGCCAAGGGGTATGGGCTGTCTACAGGGAGCGAGGCGAACCTCTTGGTCACAGACGCTGAAGATGTGCTTGACTTGATAAGGTTCATGGAACCTCCCCTTTACGTCATAAGGAGGGGAAAAGTGGTCGCTAAAGAGGGTAAGTTCGTGCTCTTCAAGGGGAAGTGGGAGGAAGTAAAAAGAAGGCCTTAGCCCACTATGAACTGGTGGGCCTTGACCTTGTCGCCCTCAATTAGTATATAGGACGCGTGAAGGAGCCCGTTGCTGTACTCGCTCCCTGGGTTAATTATTAAGGTCTTCCCGACCTTGTCGAAGGCCCTTGACTCGTGTATATGTCCGTGAATTCCCAAGAGGGGCTGGTACTCCTCAATTACCTTCCTTATAGCCTTTGAGCCTACGTGGGTCATCACAACGTCTCCGCCCTTCACCACTGGCTTTAAGTTGTTGTCGAGCAGGGGAGCGTTATCTAAGTTTGTGCCGTAGGGAGGAGCGTGGAGGTTGAGTATCGTGCGCTCCGGTCTATCCAGCTTTCCCACGTATGACTTGAGCTTTGAGTAGAGCTCCTCCTCGTTCATTTCCCTAAACGTGTTCCAAGGGGTGGGGTTAACGTAGCCGTAAGAGATCATCTCGTAGCCGTTTAAGTTAATCACCTCTTCCTCGACCTTGACGAACCTTTGACTAGACTTTATGACGTCAAATAGGCTCAGTGGGTCATCGTTGCCCAGGTTTGCGTATACCTTCACGCTTGTCCCCTTTAGTTTTTCCTCAGCTATTGAGTCCCACTCCATCAGCCTCTCGTTAATGGCCTTGGCAAATGCCTCGTCCAACGACCTCTTGTCTTCGTTCAGTAGCTCATATCCTTTCTGGTCTACAAACGTGTAGTAAGTGCCGTCATTCTTGAACCCCTTTATCACCTCTCCCAATCCCTCTTTCCCCACTTCTCTATCCAGGACTCTGTACTTACCGTTTCCTATGTCCACTATCGGCACCAGCGCCTTTCCTGCCAAATCTCCTCCTATGATTAAGAAGTCCGCCTTAAGCATTAGTCCAGCATTAAGGAACTTCCTAAACGCTGTCTCCGAGCCATGGAGATCAGTGGTAAAAAGTATTTTTATTTTTCCGATATTGTTAGAACTATCTCCTCGTTTGAATAAACCCATATATGTTGCATGTTCAACCTTGTATAAAAATGTTTCCAGACTTTTTCCAAACAGAGAGCCATAATGCCGTTCATCAAAGCCCTAGATGTTGAAAAGTTTTAACGGAGTCTCAGGAAACGTATATATACTGATTCAGAAATTTGCTTTACCTTATGACTAGATTCGTTAGAAAGTCGTCTGGATTAGTCAGGGAAATAGGGGCTAAGGACGCTTTTTCGATGAACTTCTCGTTTTTAGGGCCAGCAGCTGGCGTGGCGTATCCCCTGGGTTTCGCGGCTGTTCTCCTTGGCTCCAACTGGCTAGTCGCAACGATTATCGGGGCGTTTATAATGCTGCCAGTGACCTTCCTTTACTATTACCTCTCAACCGTTATTCCGAGGAGCGGAGGCGATTACGTTTACATTTCTAGGATACTGGGGCCTAGGATTGGGATGATCCAGGCTATAGCTAACTTGTTTGTCTTCTCTGTTGGCGTCCCAATCCTAGCACAACTAGAGCTCCCATTGGTTCTAGAGCCGTCCCTACAGATCTTGGGAGTTACTTTCCACGACAGTGGACTAGTGTCGTTTGCCCAAAACCTCTCCTTTAGCAATGAGAGTTCTCCCATCTTCTTTGGCTTAACGGTAGTCATAATTGCCTTTGCCTCCATGGTGTCTATGCTGAGGACGAAGGTCTTTGCCTCCGTTGTAACTTGGTTTACGGCTGTGCAAATAGTGGGCACTGCTGTGATGATAGTGGGAATCCTTTCCGTGAGGGACTACGCCAGCGCCTTTAACTCAGTCTCTGCCTCCTACGGAGGTTCCACTTACTCCTCTTTGACTGAACAAGTAGGTCCGTTCGACCTTCTGCAGACTTTAGTCTTGATGTCGGCAATAGCCTCTTTCCTTTACCTCTACAACAACGCGCCGACCTTCTTTGGAGGGGAGGTTAAGAGCCCCAAGAGGTCCATGTTCTACGGGCAAATAGTGTCCTACGTAGTTTCCGCAGTGATGGCGATACTTCTCGTCTTTGGGCTACAGTACGTTATAGGGGAGGGGTTCTACGACTACACGGGAGTCAACGGTTGGACTACCTCCAGCGGAAACGGCATCCCAATAGCCCCAACCTCCCTACTTTCCTACGTGGCAATACCATTCTTGAGCAACCCGACCGTGATAGTGGTAATGGTGCTCTCTGCAATAACGTGGTACATACTTTACGCCATATTAAACGTCGCAATCCCCTCTAGAACCTTGTTCTCCATGTCCTTCGATTGGCTAGCCCCATCCTTTTTCTCCAAGGTGAGCGAAAGGCTTAGGACCCCAGTATACTCCGTCCTCTTCGTGTTTTTGGCTGCGCTGTTCTTCGATTACTTGGAGATCTATCAAGGGTTCTCAGTGGGAGTCCTGTCGGACATCGTGATATACATCGTGTACCAGTACTTCATAGCTGCTATAGCTGCAGTAGTGCTGGGAAGGAAAAGGATGTACGGGGTTGACGAGAAACTGGGGAGGAAGTTAGTGATAGCGGGGTCCCTCTCTGCAGTCTGTTTAGCTCTTCCTGCGATCCTTCTGATTGGTTACGGCGTCTACTACGCTCCTTTCGGGTCTGAGATCTTCTCAGGCAACGAGGTTCTCAACTTGTCAATATTAGTAGGCCTGCCCATAGCAGCCCTCGCTATATTTGAGTCCGTCAAGAGGGTAAGGATGAAGCAGGGGATCGACATTTCCTTGACCTTCAAGGAGATCCCGCCGGAGTGAGCTACATTGCTGTTGGTAAAGAACGTGAGCGTAGAGGGCAGGCTGACATCGATATACGTCAACGGCGAGGGGATTGTAGAGTGCATGGGATGTGATGTAAAGGATGGGGAGGTAGTAGACGTCAAGGGTAGGCTCGCCTCTGTGCCCTTCGTGAATGCCCACTCTCACCTGGGCTACGCTTTGACCTTGGACTACTCCAAGCTCAACGAGACAGGCACTCTCCTAGAGGCTGTGGGTCTAGTAAGGGAAGAGGTCATCCCTAAGCTCTCCCAGAGCGACGTTGAGGAGAGGCTCTCAAAGATCTTTAAGATCCTTTTCGTTAACGGAGTGTTCAAGGTCAGAACCCACGAGCCTTTGTTGGGAGACCTCGTCTTCAAGGTACTTAAATCCAGGGACAACCCCCTGGTGGACGTACAAGTAGTCGCGTTTCCTACTCCTAGATTCTTCTACCAAGACAACGAGGAAAAGGTGAGGAAAGCCCTTGAGGAGGGGGCAGAGGTAGTTGGCCTAATACCGCACAGCGAGAGAACCGCAGAGGAGGGCTATAAGTCGGTAAAGCTGGCGGTCGACTTGGCCGTGGAGTACAACAAGCTAGTGGACGGTCACGTAGACGAGACCGACGACCCCAACTCGAGGTTCTCGGAGGCTTTGGCAAGCGAGGCGTTGAGGAGGGGAATTGGGCAAAGGGTTACTATAAGTCACATGACCGCTTCCCACTCCTACGACAACTGGTACTTCCACAAGCTCCTCCTCCTGCTTAAGGAGAGCGGGGTCTCAGTTGTCTCAAACCCTGTAGTAAGCCTCCACCTCCAAGGTAGGTACGATGGTTACCCTAAAAGGAGGGGGATAGCGAGGATAAGGGAGATGATGAGGGCGGGAATAAACGTGGCGCTAGGGAGCGACAACGTTCTAGACCCCATTTACCCCCTAGGCGACTTTAACATGTTGAGGGTGCTCCAGGAGGCCTACCTCGTTGACCACTTCACCGCAGTTGACCTAGTTAAGGAGGGTGAGGAATTAATGAAATTAATCACTCACAATGGCTACAAGGCGATGTCCATCAACCCTCCCAAGATAATGGAAGGGGAGAGGGCGGAGTTCGTGGTACTACAGTCCAGGAGCCTGTTGGACTCCATAAGGGTGCCCCTACCCCCATTCTTGGTAGTAAGGGGAAGGAACTACGCGGTCAACGACGTCTCCCTTAAGCTCAACGGAGAGGAAGTGGGCGATGAGGTGCTCAATTTATGGCGGTAAAAACTTCTAATAAACTCTCGATCCCCTGTCTCGTTGGGAGTGCAAAGTTGACATCCATAAGTTAAATCTTTTAAACTAATTTCAAGCAACACAGCGGTTAAATAAAAACTAAACATATTATCAAAGGATTATCATAGAAATATTACGGAAATTAAAGAAAAACTCATTGCTCTTTGTGAACCTCATTGACCTTCTCTCTCACCTTCAAGAACAGTTCCTCAAGTTCCCTTAAAGCCCTCATCATCGACGTTTCTCCCTTGCTGGCGTCCACCTCTATTCTCCCTCCAAGGTTGATCACCCCATGGAGGTTAGCCTCTTCGGTGGTTATGGTCTGGAATACGCCTTCCTTCACGCTCAAGTCCTTCACCTCGGAGATCTTCTCTAGCCTCACTAGCTCCCTCCTAAGGAACAACATCCTAGACGTCTCCACGGAACCGGCGTGCATGTCGACCCCCTGGAAGAGCCCCCTGTCCCTCCCCACCATGGAGAATAGGTAGACCTTGAACCCCCTGTTCCTGAAGTTGACCTGTCTCCTCACAACGTCGAGGACGCTCTCGTTACCTCCGTGACCGTTCACTAAGATCATTGACAGCAACCCGGCGTTCCTTGCGGACTCCATCAACTCGGTGAGGAAGTTGATCATGGTGACGTAGGATATCCCTACGAAAGGTTGTCTGCCGTGTTCCCAAGAACAGCCGTAGGTGAGGGGTGGGAAAAGAACTACTTCGTCCCCGTACTTGGACTCCAACTGCGACGCCAACCATTCAGCCACGATGGAGTCGGTGCCCATGGGCAAGTGAGGGCCGTGCTGTTCGACGCTACCTATCGGCATTACCCCTATCTTGCCCTTTACCTCTTCCCTAGTTATTTCAAGCAACTTCATGGTCTACTCTTCCCGGGAGGGGGTAAAAACTTAAGCCCTGGATTTTCTGGAAAGCGTTCAGGAAAAGCAGGGTATAGTGAGAGGAGAAACGAGAAGAGTTTCTAACTCCTCGGAAACAAACTAAAAAGCTTAAGGCGTGGACAAGTAAAACGCTTATTTAATAGTAGGTCAGAAAGTAACGTTAATATGGCGGACTTCTTGGGAAAAATAGGTAGAGAGGTAGAAGTGACTGCAGACCCAAAGGTAGTAGCGGAGAAGTCCAGGGACTTCAGCCATACGTCTCCCTTCCTTTTGGATTTGCTGTCTAGCCACAGGGCTGACGCCGTCGCCTTCCCTAGAAACGAGGAGGAAGTGGTCAAGGTAGTCGAGTTCGCCTTGGAGGAACACGTCCCCCTAGTGCCTAGGGCGGGAGGAAAGAACAACGTGGGTGGCGTCATACCGCTCAAGGGAGGGCTAATAGTCGACCTCTCGAGGCTTAGCTCCCTTTACGTCGGGGAAGGGGAAGTCACAGCAGAGGCCTCTGCTCCCTTCGCAAAGGAGGGGGAAATGCTCTTCTCTCCCAGGGTTTACCCCTCCACTTTCAACGAGGGGGCAACGGTGGGAGGGTTCTTCTCGGGAGGCTCTGGGGGAATAGGGGAGTTCAAGTACGGGAGGAACTGGGATTACGTCACGGAAGTGAGGATGGTCAACCCAAAGGGAAAGGTGGTGACGTTGAGGGGAGGGGACGTTAAGGTAGCTGCCCACGCCGAGGGGACGACAGGGATAGTGACTAGGCTCAAGGTCCTCACAAGGGAGAACGTGGACGACCCGGTCTACGTGGAGTTCGACGCCTTGAAGGAGGCGTTAAAGTTCGTGGACTCTCTTTACGACGAGTACTCAGTGTACCACGTCACCTTGAGGTCCCCCCAGATGTCCAGGCTCTCGGAGAACATAACTAGCGTTAAGACAGAGAAGTGGAACCTCTTAGT
Above is a window of Candidatus Aramenus sp. CH1 DNA encoding:
- a CDS encoding metallophosphoesterase — its product is MGLFKRGDSSNNIGKIKILFTTDLHGSETAFRKFLNAGLMLKADFLIIGGDLAGKALVPIVDIGNGKYRVLDREVGKEGLGEVIKGFKNDGTYYTFVDQKGYELLNEDKRSLDEAFAKAINERLMEWDSIAEEKLKGTSVKVYANLGNDDPLSLFDVIKSSQRFVKVEEEVINLNGYEMISYGYVNPTPWNTFREMNEEELYSKLKSYVGKLDRPERTILNLHAPPYGTNLDNAPLLDNNLKPVVKGGDVVMTHVGSKAIRKVIEEYQPLLGIHGHIHESRAFDKVGKTLIINPGSEYSNGLLHASYILIEGDKVKAHQFIVG
- a CDS encoding FAD-binding protein, coding for MADFLGKIGREVEVTADPKVVAEKSRDFSHTSPFLLDLLSSHRADAVAFPRNEEEVVKVVEFALEEHVPLVPRAGGKNNVGGVIPLKGGLIVDLSRLSSLYVGEGEVTAEASAPFAKEGEMLFSPRVYPSTFNEGATVGGFFSGGSGGIGEFKYGRNWDYVTEVRMVNPKGKVVTLRGGDVKVAAHAEGTTGIVTRLKVLTRENVDDPVYVEFDALKEALKFVDSLYDEYSVYHVTLRSPQMSRLSENITSVKTEKWNLLVVCEEECPVSGNREAGRRLWEKRFLFFGGTITTAMGVTKRRIYYLTKDIPLEEALEKLNKVSEVTMIADVEFDIRRIAHPFILADTPEAYFKAWQIVGGTNFNLNSVYINDRLPSDHLRKIIWYKKAYDKEDLFNPGKLRW
- a CDS encoding amidohydrolase family protein, whose product is MLIRNAKLPNGRVVDVKVEGEKITCLGDCGGDDEVIDADKKLVIPPYFNMHFHLDSAFSNLRHNARNRSGTLWEGIGIWREMREKLTKEEVKENAITAVKLMVSYGTLWIRTHVDVTEKSLKLLEAIKEVKDEVREIANVQITAFPQDGIFTDKGNDEALVKALERGADNVGLIPHNELTRDDGVKSVKFTFELAKEYDRDVDGHIDETDDPNSRFLEEVVKQTLEKAWQWRVTAGHVTAMHSWDSAYRFRLLSAVARAGVTVVPNPLINAVLQGRLDGYPKRRGMAPVKEMTKFNVNVALGLDCIMDPWYPLGSGNMLQALFMAVHLDQLTGEGELEESINLITFNPAKAWRAKGYGLSTGSEANLLVTDAEDVLDLIRFMEPPLYVIRRGKVVAKEGKFVLFKGKWEEVKRRP
- a CDS encoding amidohydrolase family protein, whose translation is MLLVKNVSVEGRLTSIYVNGEGIVECMGCDVKDGEVVDVKGRLASVPFVNAHSHLGYALTLDYSKLNETGTLLEAVGLVREEVIPKLSQSDVEERLSKIFKILFVNGVFKVRTHEPLLGDLVFKVLKSRDNPLVDVQVVAFPTPRFFYQDNEEKVRKALEEGAEVVGLIPHSERTAEEGYKSVKLAVDLAVEYNKLVDGHVDETDDPNSRFSEALASEALRRGIGQRVTISHMTASHSYDNWYFHKLLLLLKESGVSVVSNPVVSLHLQGRYDGYPKRRGIARIREMMRAGINVALGSDNVLDPIYPLGDFNMLRVLQEAYLVDHFTAVDLVKEGEELMKLITHNGYKAMSINPPKIMEGERAEFVVLQSRSLLDSIRVPLPPFLVVRGRNYAVNDVSLKLNGEEVGDEVLNLWR
- a CDS encoding creatininase family protein, with product MKLLEITREEVKGKIGVMPIGSVEQHGPHLPMGTDSIVAEWLASQLESKYGDEVVLFPPLTYGCSWEHGRQPFVGISYVTMINFLTELMESARNAGLLSMILVNGHGGNESVLDVVRRQVNFRNRGFKVYLFSMVGRDRGLFQGVDMHAGSVETSRMLFLRRELVRLEKISEVKDLSVKEGVFQTITTEEANLHGVINLGGRIEVDASKGETSMMRALRELEELFLKVREKVNEVHKEQ
- a CDS encoding APC family permease, translated to MTRFVRKSSGLVREIGAKDAFSMNFSFLGPAAGVAYPLGFAAVLLGSNWLVATIIGAFIMLPVTFLYYYLSTVIPRSGGDYVYISRILGPRIGMIQAIANLFVFSVGVPILAQLELPLVLEPSLQILGVTFHDSGLVSFAQNLSFSNESSPIFFGLTVVIIAFASMVSMLRTKVFASVVTWFTAVQIVGTAVMIVGILSVRDYASAFNSVSASYGGSTYSSLTEQVGPFDLLQTLVLMSAIASFLYLYNNAPTFFGGEVKSPKRSMFYGQIVSYVVSAVMAILLVFGLQYVIGEGFYDYTGVNGWTTSSGNGIPIAPTSLLSYVAIPFLSNPTVIVVMVLSAITWYILYAILNVAIPSRTLFSMSFDWLAPSFFSKVSERLRTPVYSVLFVFLAALFFDYLEIYQGFSVGVLSDIVIYIVYQYFIAAIAAVVLGRKRMYGVDEKLGRKLVIAGSLSAVCLALPAILLIGYGVYYAPFGSEIFSGNEVLNLSILVGLPIAALAIFESVKRVRMKQGIDISLTFKEIPPE